One Trichoderma atroviride chromosome 7, complete sequence DNA segment encodes these proteins:
- a CDS encoding uncharacterized protein (EggNog:ENOG41) — protein MTAELKARGVSGSDEIAARRRDCLDRIMLSRVFDMDGLDEVLADLDATAAAAAPRGGKEEEETIEIQSAEEIAVMGAQPNPTPANVDGDCNGAVLSKEETPGEASVVAEIQDSQDEDETPSPPSSPISKPQPPHPQPNTNLKDTTATTEPDNHSLPNRQVDNKNNGKSTTTTASSTPDIVLITHFSSLLTSFFTQRDKSAAHVALRLLATRLRHLSRTLPSNPLILLLNSTDSGAHASESHSHENNLNMNSIPLPLPDQQSSSTAYKSASSSTDPTLRSIFNPAHHASTSYKANKPTFGLVFTQLLDLHLLCTRAPRHSRAATSSLRAVTVVEVLLDELGLWEGERGQRKRREQRWTIMASRNGRMVSVPGSGRKKKPRVMIRELLWMIHLHHSRFIRLFSSLSLVSLLSL, from the coding sequence ATGACAGCTGAGCTCAAAGCAAGAGGCGTCTCAGGCTCTGATGAAATTGCGGCCCGGAGGAGAGACTGTCTGGATCGAATCATGCTTTCACGAGTCTTTGATATGGATGGGCTGGATGAGGTTTTGGCGGATCTGGACGccacggctgctgctgctgctcctaGAGGTGGtaaggaggaagaggagactATCGAGATACAATCAGCCGAAGAAATAGCTGTTATGGGAGCGCAGCCTAATCCGACTCCCGCTAATGTTGATGGCGATTGTAATGGTGCTGTCttaagcaaagaagagacgccAGGGGAAGCATCTGTCGTCGCCGAGATCcaagacagccaagatgaagatgagacgCCATCCCCTCCATCATCCCCAATATCAAAACCTCAACCCCCCCATCCTCAGCCCAACACCAATCTTAAAGatacaacagcaacaacagagCCGGATAATCACAGCCTTCCGAATAGACAAGTCGACAACAAAAACAACGGCAAGTCCACCACcacaacagcttcttcaacccccgacatcgtcctcatcacccacttctcctccctcctcaccAGCTTCTTTACCCAGCGCGACAAATCAGCCGCTCACGTCGccctccgcctcctcgccACCCGTCTCCGCCATCTTTCCAGAACGCTCCCTTCAAACCcgctcatcctcctcctcaactcTACAGACTCCGGTGCCCACGCCTCGGAGTCTCACAGCCATGAGAATAATCTAAACATGAATTCGATTccactgccgctgccagaTCAGCAGTCATCATCCACTGCCTACAAatcggcttcttcctccaccgACCCAACTCTACGATCCATCTTCAACCCAGCCCACCACGCCAGCACTTCATACAAGGCGAACAAACCAACCTTTGGCCTCGTCTTCACTCAGCTGCTTGaccttcatctcctttgcACGCGAGCTCCGCGCCACAGCAGAGCGGCGACTTCTTCGCTCCGTGCCGTGACGGTCGTGGAGGTGCTGTTGGATGAATTAGGCTTGTGGGAAGGGGAAAGGgggcagaggaagaggagagaacaGCGATGGACTATTATGGCTTCTCGCAATGGCCGTATGGTTAGTGTCCCCGGCAGtgggagaaaaaagaaacccaGAGTGATGATTAGGGAATTACTATGGATGATTCATTTACATCACAGTCGCTTCAtccgtcttttttcttcgctgTCTCTCGTCTCACTGCTGTCGCTGTAA